The region CATCTCTGAAATTGATATCTCCCGTTAGTTTCCACTAACAAAGGGTTACATGGCATGCTTTGTGAATTTTTTTTGATGACGTAGCATATATGTGTCAATACTAGCGTGGTAAAAAATATTGACATGGATGTCACGTCTCAATTGTTTTCAATTTAAATTGTTATGTTTACATCATACCTAAATCTAAAAATGATAGCTAATTCCTAAATAACCCCTGATTAATTTAAATACCCCATTCTATTTATTTCAAATGGATCCCACATTATTGTCATTAAAGTTTCAATACAGGTGGTAGAATTTCCcaatttgaaaattttatttagCAGAAAATCAAAAAAGGTGTAATGATATATCATATCTTCATTGCCTATAATCATCTTTTCCTGTAGTGTATCACATCTATTATAGACAGTCTTACCTTTGCATTTTTGAGAAAAGAACCTGAAACCTCCTACTCGCACTGCACTAACTACAACTCTTGTGTCAAGGCATAATATCTCATTTCTAAAATAAGATTTTCTTAGAATGTTATGTGAGGTTAAAGATATATTTTAAAGACTTCCATATCCAGTACAATTAATAGTGCCATTATGTAGTTTCTTAAACCTTTTCAAGGTTGTCAATCAAACGAGCTATGCATCATTTCAACCATCTAAAAAAACTAGCTCTTGAAAAAGAAATAGCATTCACACCATAGTTCTGAGAagtatttaaaaaaatttaatgtTTTAGAATTCAGAACAGTAATTTAATCTTGAAGACTTTATGACTAAAATAAACAAGAAACGACAACGGTTATTTTTAGTAGAACATAATATAAAGGAAAAAATGTAACATTTAATTACTAGAGAGAACCTTACCATTGCCATTCTTGAGCGCCATTGCATACTGATATATGCTGAAATTTGAACAAGTACGTTTTACCACCCTCAAAATTTACCCTGATGAGCCAAAAGAATCACAGTTAAAAGTTACTACTTAAGTTAATGTAAATTTACAAGTCCACTAACCTTAACACCTGAATGCCCATTCCAACAAGCACCTTCCGAACTTTTTCGGCATGTAAAACGGATAAAATTTGGCAGTTTGGCATGTATTATAATCCTTGTCCAAAGTTAAAGGAAATGAAAATTGAGCATTTTAAGCATTTTATTCAAAACTCATACAAATGCAATGGGATTCACATACTTTCATTATTTTATATTTTTGTCCTCTCTAAATCGAGTTCCTTCTTTTCCTTTCTCAATGATGTCAAAGCAGCCGCGATTGGAGCGACGGTGCAATATCTGTATAGTATCTTTTAGGTCATAAGAATGGTGTTATTAAATTACTTAAGAATTAGCGACATATTAACTATCATTTCTAGGATTAGGTACCATGTCGATATTTTTTGTCACATTGAAATTGTCACGTGTATGCTACGTCATCAAAAACATCCAAGTGGTATGTCACGTCAATTTCTATTAACAACAGTTAACATAAGAGATCAAAAGTGTGGATGGAAAATATTAGTAGTACTACTTTTTGAAGAAAATTTTAGAAAAACTAAATTTGAATGTTGGCCTATTTATAGGGGCTAAAAACATATTTAACCgtaaattaaaaaaataataaaatatattcAACCCAAGCACCACACACCTCTCGGTTTTTGTTAAAAAAATGAGTGGAAAAAGTTTTTTTTATatttacattgtttacacaaaatattatAAATTGTTTAAACAAATCAAGAGTTTGACAATGGATTCTTGGAGAACAACATATGTTTTCAAATTTCTAATAAGTTATATGTTCCTACCAAGAGAAAAAAAAGTATGTACTTGCAATCGATCCTAGAGAGATTTCATTATCTTGAGCAAATATTTTAATGGCAAATGCTTTCGCATGAAAGAGAAAAAAtgttttctttgattgacaaTATATGAAGGTTATTACAAAAAtacaacatcaacatcaacatcattaTGTGAGATAGATTGCAATGGCagaaaaaaatattttgttcaatATTAAAGAATAATGAAGATTTTTCAATCTTATAATCCATCACAAAAAATGATGCGAAAGACTTTGGAACAGCATATAAGTTAGGTTTAAGGTAAAATCTGATTAACTAGAgcttttatagtaaaatatgataATTTAATCCTTCGGTTATTAAATATAACTGAAGGAATAAATCATTAACTTaaaaattaaaagtaaaataaaaaaaagacaccacttttaaagaaataaaaatataaattgtTAATGTTGGGATTCGAAGCATGTCCTGAAATATTTTTTCTTATCAGTTTTATTTAGAAGCCGAGGGAATATATGgtatttattaaaaaaataatataaaatatgaCGCGTCTTGTCCGTTTATCCCAGTTTTTAGTAGGGTAAGGTGAAAGTTTtatcataaaatatattatttgtagtagtaTTATTATTCATATTATTGATCATGTTGGCAAAGATGTAAGAGGCACACCAAACTCAACTTTGTTTAGTAACTTACATGTTGTTTAGTAACGGTCATGAGAAGTGTGGTACTCTTTGGCTAATGTGTGTCGTGCCTCATCAATAGCTAATGTTTGGTCAAATATATTGACATATTCATGCCTAATGTCACCCACCGCTGGTTTTCTGAAGGATGAGAAAGGATTACTCATCCAAAGTGGATTGAGAAGCTTGAGAAAAACTAGTCCAAGTTTATCTCTTTCCCAAAAAAATCCAAGTGCAATTTTGTTGTGAGATgaattatatatattttattgATCTGGAAGTAGCTTAATAACCTTATTTTTTATCTAAAGAGGAATCATAATACCACTTTTATCAAATTGAGGCGCCATGACCGTTATGGAGGATATACATTACGGTTTTTGGGTTATCCACAATGATCAATATCGGGCGCTATTTTGGGTTTTCTCATCATAATCCACTATAACGGAGCTGCAAAGTATGTTGgtattgttggtgtaagccctagatgccaatacttttggtatttgtatcgaattatttattaataataaaaagttttttctttcactacgccaaaaatgacttttaacagcgcatcttagacagcgcttttaaaagaaagcgctgtctaaagttaaaattaaaataaaacacggaaaatgttccaaaaaaataatgaaaacgctgtctaagggggggtcttagacagcgctttctaaaagcgttgtctaagatccccccttagacagcgcttttagaaagcgcttttaaatatagaccttagtcagcgcttttgataaagcgctgtctaaagtctttaaattaaaaaaaaaattaaaaccaaaagcgctgtctaaagtctttatTCCCTCCATGTCACGAAAAAAAAGGTATTCCCTCCCAAATCCTAAAAATCCTACATTCTTCTCCCAAACCCTCAATCAGAGCTTGCTTCTCTTTCTCCCAAATCCACTCCCCCTTCTTCCAACCCTCAATCAGAGCTTGTTTATCCTGTGTGAAAGATTCTTCCCCTAAACCCCATTATATGTGCGAAAATGGGATCCGAAGCTATGGTTCCAGAATGGGCATCGGAGCCTTGCATAATGGGAATCGACGAAGCCGGAAGAGGTCCCGTTCTTGGTCCTATGGTTTATGGCTGTTTATACTGTCCTCTCTCCTACAAGAAAACCCTAGCTACTTTGAGTTTCGCCGGTACTTTCTCAATCAActtcattctcttttttttctgattattttataatcaattaaaTTGGCACCAATGATTGTTCAAACAGATTCTAAGACTCTGAAGGAAGAGAAGAGGGAGGAATTATTTGAAGCTTTGAAAGGCAACGATTCTATTGGATGGGCTGTTGATGTCATTGATCCAAAGGAACTCTCTGCTAAAATGCTCAAGAAGTAAATCTATAAACCCTAGTTAGTTAGCTTTTGATTTTGTTGTTTTTCTGTTCTGGTGAATTTCAAATTGTTGTTTCTTCCGTTTTGTAACTTTTTGTAACTCTAACAGGAATAAGATAAACTTGAATGAGATATCACATGACTCTGCTATGGGCCTCGTTGATAGGGTCCTCAAAATCGGAGTGCTTCTAACCGAGGTAAAATCGGCTACTGAAAGAGAAAATTGAGGCTTTTGTAACTTTTATTGTTAAAGTACTTGGGTAGTAATGTTAAGCAGATAATTGAATTATTAGAGATGTAATGTAATGTATGATTTGTGCTTTTCAGGTTTATATTGATACGGTCGGAGATCCAGGGAAATATGAGGCAAAAATGTCTAAAAATTTCCCATCTATCAAATTTGTGGTTGCTAAGAAAGCTGATAGTCTTTATCCTGTTGTCAGTGGTGCAAGTATAGCTGCAAAGGTATTTAACTCTCTTCTAAAACTACATCAGTATACTATAATGTTTTATTGTTTACTTAAAATCTTTAATCCAACCTTTCAGGTTACGAGGGACCGAGCTGTAAGAGATTGGGTGCTCGATGAGACTGCTGATAATATACACAGGAACTTTGGTTCTGGATATCCTGCAGGTGAGAGTGTCATGAGTACATCGCATATGATATTGAGTATTATATTGATTTACATTGTAATTATAATAAATATGGTTTTGTTTCTTTGTTAATGTAGATCCCGCAACCAAGTCTTGGCTAGAAAATCACAAACATTCTATCTTCGGTTTTCCAACATTGGTTCGGTTTAGTTGGGGAACTTGCAGCACTTATTTTAAAAGTGGTGCTGAAGTTTTATGGTAAGCATGCTAAATGCTTTCTTAATCTTTACTGAAATCTGTGTATAGCTCGCTTCATAAACATGCTTCCTTCTATTACGAGCTCTCCTTCCCCGGACGAGCTTCCTTCAACTTGTAAAAACTCTCCTTCAACTTTATTTGTTCTCTCTGTATGAATCTAACCCTTTCTTTTTCGCAGGTCTTAAACCCTAACTATTAAAGACTTTGTTTGTTTAAAATTTCTCAAACCTCAAAGAATTTTTGAACCTTTCATTACTAGTAAGTTATTTTTTTCCATTCGGTAATGTTATTCCTAACAAAAAATGGTTATTTCTACTCTAGTTTCTTATTTAAtaaatttttcttcttctattttAAATTTTGCTCTACCTTGCTAATTGGTACTACTTTCCCTATTCTTTCCATGATATTTTCGTTTTGAATGCAGGGGATGAAACATAAAATGAGTGTTAAATTGGTTTTAAATCATAACAAAAGGGTAAAGTAGAATTGATTGTAATAATGCTCCTGACTGTGGGGTTATGCACTTTTGTCTGCTCTCGTTTTGTTCATGTTGGAAGTTTGTTTTGTCTCTAATATATGCTAGTGTCGGGTATAGATGGGCTTTTTGCTATGTTGAGTGTTCTTTTTCTTTAGGGGGGTATTTTGGCTATGTTGCTGCCATTTTTCTTTAGGTGTAAGTGCCAATGTCCGTGGCAAATAGAAGTTTTCTGCAAGGAGACAAAACAGGCAGACAAGAACTGTGATTCAAGGGATCTACATCCATCATTCATTTCGTTGTGGATTTCCTTAGCTTGAGCATGGACTCTAACATAATTTACTGTCAAATTTGTTCCTTTCAGCCTATGGAAATTTATGTTGACGATGAAGCCAAGTTAACCCTTCATGGACTTGTTCAGGTAGGCTTTTTGCAAGTTACTTGCTTATATCTTTTAAAGTTGTCCTCTTAAAATGTCTGGTTTGTATGACTTTTACCTTGTTTGTTGTGGCAGCACTACATCAAATTGAAAGAGGAGGAGAAAAACCGCAAattgaatgatcttcttgatgcCCTAGACTTCAACCAAGTTGTTATCTTTGTGAAAAGTGTTAGTAGAGCAGCTGAGCTGGACAGACTACTCATAGAATGCAATTTTCCATCTATATGCATTCACTCTGGCATGTCCCAGGAAGAAAGGTTTGTTTTATGAGATAACATGGGATGCTTAGGAAGTGTTTTCATTGAT is a window of Lathyrus oleraceus cultivar Zhongwan6 chromosome 6, CAAS_Psat_ZW6_1.0, whole genome shotgun sequence DNA encoding:
- the LOC127092309 gene encoding ribonuclease H2 subunit A; its protein translation is MGSEAMVPEWASEPCIMGIDEAGRGPVLGPMVYGCLYCPLSYKKTLATLSFADSKTLKEEKREELFEALKGNDSIGWAVDVIDPKELSAKMLKKNKINLNEISHDSAMGLVDRVLKIGVLLTEVYIDTVGDPGKYEAKMSKNFPSIKFVVAKKADSLYPVVSGASIAAKVTRDRAVRDWVLDETADNIHRNFGSGYPADPATKSWLENHKHSIFGFPTLVRFSWGTCSTYFKSGAEVLW